In Blautia wexlerae DSM 19850, a single window of DNA contains:
- the rlmD gene encoding 23S rRNA (uracil(1939)-C(5))-methyltransferase RlmD: protein MKKGEIYEGVIEKVDFPNKGIVITDGQKVTVKNGMPGQKVRFMINKKRSGRAEGRLLEVLEKSPLETREPVCSIFPECGGCMYQTMSYENQLKMKECQVRELLDGALNGTDYQWEGIHGSPIEFRYRNKMEFSFGDAYKDGPLTLGLHKKGSTYDVLTADDCQLVHEDMTKILTCVHEYFLKRNVSYYKKMQHTGYLRHLLLRRGVTTGEILVHVITTSQEEHDLESLKEELLALPLEGKIVGIMHIINDSLSDVVQSDETRILYGQDFFYETLLGLRFKISTFSFFQPNSLAAEVLYSIVREYIGDTKDKVVFDLYSGTGTIAQLAASVADEVIGVEIVEEAVEAAKQNAALNNLSNCKFIAGDVLKVLDDLTEKPDVVILDPPRDGIHPKALPKILSYGVDHIVYISCKATSLARDLPAFLAAGYKLEKACCVDQFCQTVHVETVVLLQRKNM, encoded by the coding sequence ATGAAAAAAGGCGAAATTTATGAAGGCGTGATTGAGAAAGTAGATTTTCCCAATAAGGGAATTGTGATAACAGACGGACAAAAAGTTACCGTAAAGAACGGAATGCCCGGACAGAAAGTCCGTTTTATGATCAATAAGAAGCGTTCCGGACGTGCAGAGGGAAGACTTCTGGAAGTATTGGAGAAGTCTCCGCTTGAAACAAGAGAACCGGTCTGCAGCATTTTTCCGGAATGTGGAGGATGCATGTATCAGACCATGTCCTATGAAAACCAGCTCAAAATGAAAGAATGTCAGGTTCGTGAACTGTTGGATGGTGCATTGAACGGCACTGATTACCAGTGGGAGGGAATTCATGGAAGTCCCATTGAATTCAGATATCGAAATAAAATGGAATTCTCCTTTGGTGATGCATATAAGGATGGTCCGTTGACGCTGGGTCTGCACAAAAAAGGCAGTACCTATGATGTTCTTACAGCAGATGACTGTCAACTGGTTCATGAAGATATGACGAAAATCCTGACTTGTGTGCATGAATACTTCCTGAAACGAAACGTTTCCTATTATAAAAAGATGCAGCATACAGGATATCTGCGCCATCTGCTTCTCCGCCGCGGTGTGACTACAGGAGAGATTCTGGTCCATGTGATTACCACCAGTCAGGAAGAACATGATCTGGAATCTCTGAAAGAAGAACTTCTTGCACTTCCGCTGGAGGGTAAAATTGTGGGAATCATGCATATTATCAATGATTCTCTTTCTGATGTGGTGCAGAGTGATGAGACACGTATCCTTTACGGTCAGGATTTCTTTTATGAAACGCTTCTGGGACTGCGATTTAAGATCAGTACATTTTCATTTTTCCAGCCTAATTCACTGGCTGCGGAAGTGCTTTATTCTATTGTACGTGAGTATATCGGAGATACGAAGGATAAAGTAGTGTTCGACCTTTACAGCGGAACCGGAACGATCGCCCAGCTTGCAGCCTCCGTAGCGGACGAAGTGATAGGCGTGGAAATTGTGGAAGAGGCAGTAGAAGCTGCAAAACAGAATGCAGCACTGAATAACCTGAGTAATTGTAAATTTATTGCAGGAGATGTCCTTAAAGTTCTGGATGATCTGACGGAGAAACCGGATGTGGTAATTCTGGATCCGCCAAGAGATGGAATCCATCCCAAAGCATTGCCGAAGATTCTTTCTTATGGGGTAGACCATATTGTATATATTTCCTGCAAAGCGACCAGCCTGGCAAGAGATCTTCCAGCATTTCTGGCGGCAGGGTATAAGCTGGAAAAAGCCTGCTGCGTTGATCAATTTTGTCAGACTGTTCATGTGGAGACTGTGGTGTTGCTACAAAGGAAGAATATGTAG
- a CDS encoding YjjG family noncanonical pyrimidine nucleotidase encodes MVETLFFDLDNTLLDFNRAERAAIAKTLKSFHIAPEPSVLKRYSELNLAQWKLLEQGKITRDQVKLRRFRLLFAELNVDVPAKEAAHTYETLLAQGHYFIDGAEELLETLYGQYRMYLVTNGTLSVQKGRLKSSGISRYFESIFISEELGYNKPGREYFDCCFSRIPDFHKETAVIIGDSLTSDIQGGINAGIRTIWFNPSHEKTSEIIPDHEFDSLMKLPELLSHI; translated from the coding sequence ATGGTAGAAACACTTTTTTTTGATCTTGATAATACATTACTTGATTTTAACCGGGCAGAAAGAGCAGCTATCGCAAAAACTCTGAAAAGTTTTCACATTGCTCCCGAGCCTTCAGTTCTGAAGCGTTACAGTGAGCTCAACCTCGCCCAGTGGAAGCTTCTTGAACAGGGCAAGATCACCAGAGACCAGGTAAAGCTTCGGAGATTCCGGCTTCTTTTTGCAGAGCTGAATGTGGATGTACCTGCAAAAGAAGCTGCACATACCTATGAAACTCTTCTGGCCCAGGGACACTATTTCATAGATGGTGCAGAAGAATTGCTCGAAACTCTTTACGGTCAATACCGGATGTATCTGGTTACAAACGGTACCTTAAGTGTCCAGAAGGGACGGCTTAAAAGTTCCGGAATTTCCCGTTACTTTGAGAGTATTTTTATCTCCGAAGAACTGGGATACAATAAACCGGGCAGGGAATACTTTGACTGCTGCTTCTCCAGAATCCCTGATTTCCATAAGGAAACAGCAGTAATCATCGGGGACAGCCTGACCTCTGATATCCAGGGCGGCATCAATGCCGGAATCCGCACGATCTGGTTTAATCCCAGCCATGAGAAGACTTCAGAAATCATCCCTGATCATGAATTTGACAGTCTTATGAAACTTCCTGAACTCCTGTCTCATATATAA
- the pcrA gene encoding DNA helicase PcrA has translation MSDIYSTLNPQQQEAVYHTEGPLLILAGAGSGKTRVLTHRIAYLIDKKGINPWNILAITFTNKAASEMRERVDKIVGFGSESVWVSTFHSTCVRILRRYIDRLGYDTRFAIYDTEDQKTLMKEVCRKLNIDTKKTKERSLLAQISHAKDELITPDEMELNAGGDFVKKKVAEVYREYQAALRRNNALDFDDLIVKTVELFQNCGDVLENYQERFRYIMVDEYQDTNTAQFKFISLLASKYENLCVVGDDDQSIYKFRGANIGNILGFEHVFPDAKVIRLEQNYRSTKNILNAANAVIANNTSRKSKTLWTENSEGERIHFRQFMNGYEEAEYVVGEISRVHRENGAKYKDCAVLYRTNAQSRLFEEKCLLANIPYKIVGGVNFYARKEIKDLLCYLKTIDNSRDDLAVRRIINVPKRGIGATTLGRIQDYADKMSVSFYDALRVAEEVPSIGRSLSKIDGFVTFIQSLKSKAESYTVRELLEEVIELTGYVAELQAEDTDESKARIENIDELISKTESYQEAMEEQGQTATLSGFLEEIALIADIDSVDPDQDYVLLMTLHSAKGLEFPRVFLAGMEDGMFPSYMSIISDDRSDLEEERRLCYVGITRAMEDLTLTSVRQRMLRGEVQYNKVSRFVREIPRELVDLGQEAQEKKKKIEEMIQADRNLAKMKMAFETKTFKPREFKVTKAAALDYEVGDTVRHIKFGVGIVKDIVDGGRDYEVTVDFDKVGIKKMFAGFAKLKKL, from the coding sequence ATGAGCGATATTTATAGTACATTAAATCCTCAGCAGCAGGAAGCGGTTTACCATACAGAAGGTCCACTGCTGATCCTTGCGGGAGCGGGTTCGGGAAAGACAAGAGTACTTACCCACCGCATTGCTTACCTGATAGATAAAAAGGGAATCAATCCCTGGAACATTCTGGCTATCACATTTACAAATAAAGCAGCCAGTGAGATGAGAGAACGTGTAGATAAAATAGTGGGATTTGGTTCCGAGAGCGTATGGGTTTCCACATTCCATTCTACCTGTGTGCGTATTCTGCGTCGTTATATTGATCGTCTTGGATATGATACCAGATTTGCTATTTATGACACAGAAGATCAGAAAACTCTGATGAAAGAAGTATGCAGAAAACTGAATATTGACACCAAGAAAACAAAGGAACGTTCTCTTCTGGCACAGATTTCCCATGCAAAAGATGAACTGATCACACCGGATGAGATGGAACTGAATGCAGGTGGGGACTTTGTTAAAAAGAAGGTTGCTGAGGTATATCGGGAATATCAGGCTGCTTTGCGCAGAAATAATGCGCTGGATTTTGATGATCTGATCGTAAAGACCGTAGAGCTTTTTCAGAACTGCGGAGATGTTCTGGAAAATTATCAGGAACGTTTCAGATATATCATGGTGGATGAGTATCAGGATACCAATACTGCACAGTTTAAATTTATAAGCCTGTTGGCCTCTAAATATGAAAACCTCTGTGTAGTCGGTGATGATGACCAGTCTATCTATAAATTCCGCGGTGCAAATATTGGAAATATTCTTGGGTTTGAGCATGTTTTTCCAGATGCAAAAGTTATCCGTCTGGAACAGAATTACCGTTCCACAAAGAATATTCTGAATGCAGCCAATGCGGTGATCGCAAACAATACCTCACGTAAATCAAAAACACTCTGGACTGAGAATTCGGAGGGGGAACGAATCCATTTCCGCCAGTTCATGAACGGATATGAGGAAGCAGAGTATGTGGTAGGTGAGATTTCCAGAGTTCACAGAGAGAATGGTGCGAAGTATAAAGACTGTGCAGTTCTGTACAGGACCAATGCACAGTCACGACTCTTTGAAGAGAAGTGTCTTCTTGCGAATATCCCTTACAAGATTGTAGGCGGTGTGAATTTCTATGCGCGTAAAGAAATCAAAGACCTGTTATGTTATCTGAAGACAATTGACAATTCCAGAGATGATCTGGCAGTCCGCCGTATCATCAATGTACCGAAGCGTGGAATCGGAGCCACAACTCTTGGCAGAATACAGGATTATGCGGATAAAATGAGTGTGAGTTTCTATGATGCCTTGCGTGTGGCAGAGGAAGTTCCGTCTATCGGAAGAAGTCTTTCAAAGATTGATGGGTTTGTAACCTTTATCCAGAGTTTAAAGAGCAAGGCAGAGTCCTATACAGTACGTGAACTTCTGGAAGAAGTGATTGAACTTACCGGATATGTGGCAGAGCTGCAGGCTGAAGATACAGATGAATCGAAGGCAAGAATCGAGAATATTGATGAACTTATTTCCAAGACAGAATCCTATCAGGAAGCAATGGAAGAACAGGGACAGACTGCCACACTTTCAGGTTTTCTCGAGGAGATTGCACTGATCGCAGACATTGACAGCGTGGATCCGGATCAGGATTATGTGCTTCTTATGACACTACATAGTGCCAAAGGTCTGGAGTTTCCGAGAGTATTTCTCGCAGGAATGGAAGATGGGATGTTTCCGTCTTATATGTCCATTATATCAGATGACAGATCTGATCTGGAAGAAGAGAGAAGGCTCTGTTATGTGGGTATCACAAGAGCTATGGAGGATTTGACGCTGACAAGTGTCAGACAGCGGATGCTCCGGGGAGAAGTACAGTATAATAAAGTATCCAGATTTGTACGTGAAATTCCGCGGGAGCTTGTGGATCTGGGACAGGAAGCTCAGGAAAAGAAGAAAAAGATTGAAGAGATGATTCAGGCAGACAGAAACCTTGCAAAAATGAAAATGGCTTTTGAGACGAAAACATTCAAGCCCAGAGAATTTAAGGTGACGAAGGCTGCTGCACTGGATTACGAAGTGGGAGACACTGTCCGCCACATTAAATTTGGTGTAGGAATTGTTAAAGACATTGTAGACGGCGGAAGAGATTATGAAGTCACTGTTGATTTTGACAAAGTGGGAATAAAGAAAATGTTCGCAGGATTTGCAAAGCTGAAAAAACTATAA
- a CDS encoding IS200/IS605 family element transposase accessory protein TnpB, whose product MQIISSYGVELRKQNIPIRQTLEIYRSAVSYLIGIYVQVWEKLAEIPDAKRRFNAAEHLVHTTKKNHACFDFDIRFSKMPSYLRRSAIRHALGTVSSYKTRLDLWEKTDRKSGKPKLVYENHAMPVFYRDVMYREGAEGKDEAYLKLYDGHDWKWFCVRLEHTDMEYLRKCWSGKKASAPTLEKRHRKYFLRFSYKEEVTLTKTPVKEQIICSVDLGINTDAVCTIMQADGTVLGRKFIDHPSEKDRMYRTLRRIRRSQREHGSAQTQGRWAYTKRLNTELGKKIAGAIVRYAEENHADVIVFEYLEMQGKISGKKKQKLHLWRKRDIQRRCGHQAHRKGMRVSRICAWNTSRLAYDGSGAVIRDWENHSLCTFQTGKRYNCDLSASYNIGARYFVRELLKPLPATERSLLEAKVPPVKRRTSCVYADLRKLHSEMELLKAA is encoded by the coding sequence ATGCAGATAATATCCAGTTATGGTGTAGAATTACGAAAACAGAATATCCCGATCCGCCAGACACTGGAGATCTACCGTTCTGCTGTCAGTTATCTGATTGGAATTTATGTGCAGGTATGGGAAAAATTAGCAGAAATCCCGGATGCAAAGAGGCGTTTTAATGCTGCAGAACATCTGGTACATACTACGAAGAAAAACCATGCCTGTTTTGATTTTGATATCCGATTCTCAAAGATGCCTTCCTATCTGCGCAGATCTGCCATCCGGCATGCACTGGGGACAGTATCCTCTTATAAAACACGGCTGGATCTATGGGAAAAGACAGACAGAAAGAGCGGGAAACCAAAGCTTGTATATGAAAACCACGCCATGCCGGTCTTCTACCGTGATGTCATGTACCGTGAAGGAGCGGAAGGGAAAGACGAAGCATACCTGAAACTCTATGACGGCCATGACTGGAAATGGTTCTGTGTACGTCTGGAGCATACGGATATGGAATATCTGAGAAAATGCTGGTCAGGAAAAAAGGCATCTGCCCCGACTCTGGAAAAGAGACACCGGAAGTACTTTTTGCGTTTTTCCTATAAAGAGGAAGTAACACTTACCAAAACACCTGTGAAAGAACAGATCATCTGCAGCGTGGACTTAGGGATCAATACCGATGCAGTCTGTACCATCATGCAGGCAGACGGAACTGTCCTGGGAAGAAAATTCATAGATCATCCCAGTGAAAAAGACCGGATGTACCGCACACTGAGACGGATCCGCAGATCCCAGAGGGAACATGGTTCTGCGCAGACACAGGGAAGATGGGCATATACGAAACGTCTGAATACAGAACTGGGCAAAAAGATTGCAGGTGCGATTGTAAGATATGCGGAAGAAAACCATGCAGATGTGATCGTGTTTGAGTATCTGGAGATGCAGGGGAAGATATCGGGAAAGAAAAAACAGAAACTGCACCTGTGGAGAAAGCGGGATATCCAGAGGCGCTGTGGACATCAGGCACACAGGAAAGGGATGCGGGTATCCAGGATCTGCGCATGGAATACCAGCAGGCTGGCTTATGATGGTTCCGGGGCGGTAATACGCGACTGGGAAAATCACAGCCTCTGTACTTTCCAGACAGGAAAACGATATAATTGTGACCTGTCAGCATCCTATAATATAGGAGCGAGATATTTTGTCAGAGAACTTTTAAAACCCCTTCCGGCAACGGAAAGGTCTTTACTGGAGGCAAAAGTCCCTCCTGTAAAGCGTAGAACCTCATGTGTCTATGCGGATCTGAGAAAACTCCATTCAGAAATGGAACTCTTAAAAGCAGCATAG
- a CDS encoding DUF1836 domain-containing protein, which produces MTIDDKDMINSILESVSRIDYIKPEDIPNIDLYMDQVTTFMEEQLVSSKRYADDKILTKTMINNYAKNKLLPPPEKKRYSKEHVLMLIFIYYFKNILSINDIQTLLTPITQKYFKSMTEKDMTYIYNEVFSMEKEQIESLKKDLLRKYKTAQDTFGDADEEDQANLKRFSFICLLSFDVYVKKMMIEHIIDGMNPEPEHNSKKKK; this is translated from the coding sequence ATGACAATCGATGATAAAGACATGATAAACAGCATTCTGGAAAGTGTATCCAGGATTGACTATATTAAACCGGAAGACATCCCAAATATTGATTTATATATGGATCAGGTAACAACCTTTATGGAAGAACAGCTCGTTTCTTCCAAACGTTACGCAGACGACAAGATTCTCACCAAGACTATGATCAACAATTATGCAAAGAATAAGCTCCTTCCCCCGCCTGAGAAGAAACGTTATTCCAAAGAACATGTGCTGATGCTGATTTTTATTTACTATTTCAAGAATATTCTTTCCATCAATGATATCCAGACTCTGCTCACACCGATCACGCAGAAATATTTTAAATCCATGACTGAGAAAGATATGACTTATATTTATAATGAAGTTTTCAGCATGGAAAAGGAACAGATTGAATCCCTGAAAAAAGACCTTCTGCGCAAATACAAAACAGCACAGGATACTTTCGGGGACGCAGATGAAGAAGATCAGGCGAACCTGAAAAGATTTTCCTTTATCTGTCTGTTAAGCTTTGATGTTTATGTAAAAAAGATGATGATTGAGCATATAATCGACGGGATGAATCCGGAACCGGAGCATAATTCCAAAAAGAAAAAATAA